Proteins found in one Clostridia bacterium genomic segment:
- the aspS gene encoding aspartate--tRNA ligase encodes MSESIYGLKRTHKCSELGIENVGQQVTVMGWSHKRRDLGGVIFVDLRDRSGVLQVVFNTASGQDLFEKAETIRNEYVIAVIGEVVRRSPETVNTKIKTGEIEVVAKELRILSKAETPPVYIEEDTDVNENVRLKYRYLDLRRPDMQRNLILRHRVAKIARDYYDENGFLEIETPMLTKSTPEGAREYIVPSRIQPGKFYTLPQSPQLFKQLLMVSGFDRYFQIVKCFRDEDLRADRQPEFTQIDIEMSFVNVEDVLTVNEGFVKKAFKEALGIDLETPFVRMPYQEAMDRFGSDKPDIRFGLELVNISDLVENCGFKVFADAVKNGGSVRAVNAKGCGAKFSRREIDSLVEFVKIYKAKGMAWIVVEENELKSAITKFLSEDETKAILDRVKAEPGDLICFIADKNSVVYDALGQLRLELAKRLELLDRNEYKFLWVTEFPLFEYDEEENRWAAKHHPFTSPMDEDLQYLDSDPGKVRAKAYDIVLNGVEIGGGSIRIHSQELQAKMFKMLGLTEQQTQDRFGFLLEAFKYGTPPHGGMAYGLDRLIMLMAGRSSIRDVIAFPKVQNASDPMSNAPDIIEAKQLKELHIKTDA; translated from the coding sequence ATGAGCGAATCAATTTACGGTTTAAAAAGAACCCATAAATGCTCTGAACTGGGTATTGAAAACGTTGGACAGCAGGTTACTGTAATGGGGTGGTCTCACAAAAGAAGAGATTTGGGCGGAGTTATATTTGTGGACTTAAGAGATAGAAGCGGTGTTTTGCAGGTGGTTTTCAATACCGCCTCAGGACAGGACTTGTTTGAGAAAGCAGAAACTATCAGAAATGAATACGTTATTGCAGTGATCGGCGAGGTTGTAAGAAGATCACCTGAAACTGTAAATACAAAGATAAAGACCGGTGAAATAGAGGTAGTAGCCAAAGAATTGAGAATTCTCAGTAAGGCGGAAACTCCTCCGGTTTATATTGAAGAAGACACAGATGTCAATGAAAATGTAAGACTTAAATACAGGTATTTAGATTTAAGAAGGCCGGATATGCAGAGAAACCTTATTCTGAGACATAGAGTCGCAAAAATCGCAAGAGATTACTACGATGAAAACGGTTTCCTTGAAATAGAGACTCCAATGCTTACAAAGAGTACTCCGGAAGGGGCGAGGGAATATATTGTTCCAAGTAGGATTCAGCCGGGCAAATTCTATACCCTGCCACAATCTCCACAGTTGTTCAAGCAGTTGTTGATGGTATCCGGATTTGATAGGTATTTCCAGATAGTGAAGTGCTTCAGGGATGAGGATTTAAGAGCTGACAGACAACCTGAATTCACACAGATAGATATTGAAATGTCTTTTGTAAATGTTGAAGATGTTCTTACAGTAAATGAAGGGTTTGTAAAGAAAGCATTCAAAGAGGCTCTTGGAATAGATCTCGAAACACCGTTTGTCAGAATGCCATACCAGGAGGCAATGGACAGATTTGGATCCGATAAGCCTGACATAAGGTTTGGACTTGAGCTTGTAAACATCTCTGATCTTGTAGAAAATTGTGGCTTTAAAGTGTTTGCTGATGCAGTGAAGAATGGCGGAAGTGTAAGAGCAGTAAATGCAAAAGGCTGCGGGGCCAAATTCTCAAGACGTGAGATCGACAGTCTGGTTGAATTTGTAAAGATATATAAAGCAAAGGGAATGGCATGGATAGTTGTTGAAGAAAATGAACTAAAATCTGCAATAACAAAGTTTCTGTCAGAGGATGAAACTAAAGCGATATTGGACAGGGTAAAGGCAGAACCTGGAGACCTGATATGCTTCATAGCCGATAAAAATTCAGTTGTTTATGATGCTCTCGGACAGTTAAGGCTTGAGCTTGCTAAAAGGCTTGAACTGCTTGACAGGAATGAATATAAATTCCTGTGGGTGACGGAATTCCCTCTTTTCGAATATGATGAAGAAGAAAACCGTTGGGCTGCAAAGCACCATCCGTTTACTTCACCAATGGATGAAGACCTGCAATATCTTGATTCTGATCCTGGAAAAGTACGTGCGAAAGCTTATGATATAGTACTCAACGGTGTTGAAATCGGTGGAGGAAGTATCAGAATACACAGCCAGGAATTGCAGGCCAAAATGTTTAAAATGCTCGGCCTGACAGAACAGCAGACTCAAGACAGATTCGGATTCCTGCTTGAAGCGTTCAAATACGGTACGCCGCCGCATGGGGGAATGGCATACGGACTTGACAGGCTGATAATGCTTATGGCTGGAAGAAGCAGCATCAGAGATGTGATAGCGTTCCCAAAAGTACAGAACGCTTCTGATCCGATGTCGAATGCACCTGACATAATAGAAGCTAAACAATTGAAAGAACTTCATATAAAAACTGATGCCTAA
- the lepB gene encoding signal peptidase I, translated as MKNPVIKETLSWVIHIAIAVAIGLIIVNFVIQRTIVDGQSMEPTLQNADNLWVEKLTPKFGKLKYGDIVTIDVPEKVGEERSPLIKRVIGVEGDSIEIRNGKVYLNNKELNENYIGDNITAPDYEKITVPKDCVYVLGDNRENSRDSREIGPVEIKKISGKAIFRFLPLNKFGPIKSK; from the coding sequence GTGAAGAATCCTGTTATTAAGGAAACACTGAGTTGGGTGATCCATATTGCCATAGCGGTAGCTATTGGCTTGATAATAGTTAATTTTGTTATCCAAAGGACTATCGTTGACGGCCAATCCATGGAGCCGACACTTCAAAATGCAGATAACCTGTGGGTTGAAAAGCTCACTCCTAAATTCGGTAAACTGAAATATGGTGATATAGTGACCATAGACGTTCCGGAAAAGGTTGGGGAAGAAAGAAGTCCGCTCATAAAGAGGGTGATAGGTGTCGAGGGGGATAGTATAGAAATAAGGAATGGTAAGGTTTATTTGAACAACAAGGAACTAAATGAGAATTACATCGGGGATAATATTACTGCACCTGATTATGAGAAGATTACAGTACCAAAGGACTGTGTTTATGTACTGGGGGATAACAGAGAGAACAGCAGGGATAGTAGGGAAATAGGACCCGTTGAAATAAAGAAAATCTCTGGAAAAGCTATATTCAGATTTTTACCGTTGAATAAATTTGGTCCGATTAAGAGTAAATAA
- the hisS gene encoding histidine--tRNA ligase, with the protein MGKNITTPSILPGFMELLPADQILFNKMLDTIRNTYERYGFIPIDTPTIEKSEILLAKSGGETEKQIYRFNKGDNDLSLRFDLTVPLARYVAQHFNELTFPFRRYHIGKVFRGERPQKGRFREFYQCDIDIIGSDSLSLINEAEILSVIYSTFKALGFDDFTIRINNRKVLNGFFEFLDVADKAEVLRVIDKIDKIGDEKTIKELQDIGLSIEKIERIMYFIKLKGSDKEIIDSLKVMNIQNELFLSGIEELEKVSEYIRYFNIPDKNHSIDLTIARGLDYYTGTVYETILDNYSSIGSVCSGGRYDSLAQSYTDKKLPGVGISIGLTRLFYQLREAGIVENSKKATPTMLLIIPMQDTMNYALEFSAKVREAGVSAEVYFNEGKIGKKFTYADKLGIPYVVVIGEDEVQSGIYKLKNMKTGVQDEMAINEIITELKG; encoded by the coding sequence TTGGGCAAAAACATTACTACACCATCGATACTTCCCGGTTTTATGGAATTATTACCGGCAGACCAGATATTATTCAATAAAATGCTTGATACCATAAGGAATACATATGAGAGATATGGTTTTATTCCTATAGATACGCCTACTATTGAGAAGTCTGAAATCCTTTTGGCTAAAAGCGGAGGAGAAACGGAAAAGCAAATCTATCGTTTTAATAAAGGCGATAATGACTTGTCCCTCAGATTCGACCTTACAGTACCACTAGCCAGGTATGTGGCGCAGCATTTTAATGAGCTTACATTTCCTTTCAGGCGGTATCACATTGGTAAGGTTTTTAGGGGTGAAAGACCTCAGAAGGGGCGCTTCAGGGAGTTTTACCAATGCGATATAGACATAATAGGTAGTGACAGCTTAAGTTTAATAAACGAAGCCGAAATATTGAGTGTTATTTACTCTACATTTAAGGCACTGGGTTTTGATGATTTTACTATCAGGATAAATAACAGAAAAGTACTAAACGGATTTTTTGAGTTTTTGGATGTTGCCGACAAGGCTGAAGTGCTTAGAGTAATCGATAAAATTGATAAAATCGGTGACGAAAAAACTATTAAGGAGCTTCAGGATATAGGATTAAGCATTGAAAAGATAGAGAGAATCATGTATTTCATAAAGCTAAAAGGCTCTGATAAAGAAATCATAGACAGCCTTAAAGTGATGAATATTCAAAATGAACTGTTTTTATCGGGCATAGAAGAACTTGAAAAGGTAAGTGAATATATAAGATACTTCAATATACCCGACAAAAACCATTCGATAGACCTTACGATTGCAAGAGGTTTGGATTACTATACAGGAACAGTATATGAGACAATACTTGATAACTACTCTTCCATAGGAAGTGTATGTTCAGGCGGAAGATATGATAGCCTTGCCCAGAGTTATACTGATAAGAAGCTTCCGGGCGTAGGGATTTCAATAGGGCTTACAAGGCTTTTTTATCAACTCAGGGAGGCCGGTATAGTAGAAAACAGCAAAAAGGCCACCCCTACGATGCTACTGATAATACCCATGCAGGATACAATGAACTATGCTCTGGAATTCTCTGCAAAAGTCAGGGAAGCAGGAGTATCCGCGGAAGTTTACTTTAATGAAGGGAAGATCGGTAAAAAATTCACTTATGCAGATAAGCTGGGAATTCCATATGTTGTTGTTATAGGGGAAGATGAGGTCCAAAGTGGTATCTATAAGCTGAAAAACATGAAGACAGGTGTACAGGATGAAATGGCTATAAATGAAATAATAACCGAACTAAAAGGCTAG